The Hymenobacter sp. DG01 genome has a segment encoding these proteins:
- a CDS encoding ABC transporter ATP-binding protein: protein MSLWEIIKRLFPYVRPYRGLVIATLLLTLVGSLAAQVNPFVLRYTVDTVQGLLNGNATLAAGMPMLLLVSGLLLGKEIINTFIQFGQKFYGEKIRINVSSTLIQDAVHKVLGYQLGFYADNGNQTGKLQTRIDRGVESLMKLVQNFFIDILPLFANSIVALVVMFTANVYVGLVAVAVLPVYFWLSYRQADKLNGTRRALRGLREARSQGLVNLIDSAVVIKSFVREDYEEQKQAQTQQNLQEAQLETRKTNFLYDGLKTFTEQIGVVLIIILTAYLVLDRQISIGAIMFHILLFNNVSAPIRQLHRIYDEMNDALTYSEGFFDILDAENATEPTGPLQPEHLQGTFDICNVDFTYPSGTQALHDVCLTIEAGKTTALVGLSGAGKSTIINLLCKFYAPDHGKMLLDGKPLADYDTHALRQQIGLVLQKNHIFKGTIEENIRYGVMDATFEQIQAAAKQAYLHEQIMELPKGYQSDAQQLSGGQQQRIAIARLFLKNPPIIFLDEPTASLDAIATEQIKNSLDAIKKGRTVVIISHSLAQIVDSDCIYVMKQGRMVESGTHEQLYDLRGTYREIFDASARSLNIEKLARVLVDDGDEVADTAA from the coding sequence ATGAGCCTCTGGGAGATTATAAAACGCCTTTTTCCGTACGTGCGGCCCTACCGGGGGCTGGTGATTGCCACGCTGCTGCTCACGCTGGTAGGCTCCCTGGCCGCCCAGGTAAACCCGTTTGTGTTGCGCTATACCGTGGATACGGTGCAGGGCCTGCTCAACGGCAATGCTACGCTGGCGGCCGGTATGCCTATGCTGCTGCTGGTGAGCGGGCTGCTGCTGGGCAAGGAAATCATCAATACGTTTATTCAGTTCGGACAGAAATTCTACGGCGAGAAAATCCGCATCAACGTGTCCAGCACGCTCATTCAGGACGCTGTGCACAAGGTGCTGGGCTACCAGCTGGGCTTTTACGCCGACAACGGCAACCAGACCGGCAAGCTCCAGACCCGCATCGACCGGGGCGTGGAAAGCCTGATGAAGCTGGTGCAGAACTTCTTCATTGACATTCTGCCCCTGTTTGCCAATTCCATCGTGGCCCTGGTGGTTATGTTCACGGCCAACGTGTATGTAGGGCTGGTAGCCGTGGCCGTGCTGCCGGTGTACTTCTGGCTGAGCTACCGCCAGGCCGATAAGCTCAATGGCACCCGCCGGGCCCTGCGCGGCCTGCGCGAGGCCCGCAGCCAAGGCTTGGTTAACCTCATCGATTCGGCGGTGGTTATCAAGAGCTTCGTGCGCGAGGACTACGAGGAGCAGAAGCAAGCCCAGACCCAGCAGAACCTGCAGGAAGCTCAGTTGGAAACGCGCAAGACCAACTTTCTCTACGATGGCCTCAAGACCTTCACCGAACAGATAGGGGTAGTATTGATCATTATCCTGACGGCCTACCTGGTGCTTGATCGGCAGATCAGTATTGGGGCCATCATGTTCCACATTCTGCTGTTCAACAACGTGTCAGCCCCTATCCGGCAGCTGCACCGCATCTACGACGAAATGAACGACGCCCTCACCTACTCCGAGGGGTTCTTCGACATTCTGGATGCGGAAAACGCCACCGAGCCCACGGGCCCGCTGCAACCCGAGCACCTGCAGGGCACCTTCGATATCTGCAACGTAGACTTCACCTACCCCAGCGGTACCCAGGCCCTGCACGATGTGTGCCTGACCATTGAGGCGGGCAAAACCACCGCGCTGGTGGGCCTGAGCGGTGCCGGCAAGAGCACCATCATCAACCTGCTCTGCAAGTTTTACGCCCCCGACCACGGCAAGATGCTGCTCGATGGCAAGCCCCTGGCCGACTACGACACCCACGCCTTACGCCAGCAGATTGGGCTGGTACTCCAGAAAAACCACATCTTCAAGGGTACCATTGAGGAAAACATCCGCTACGGCGTGATGGACGCCACCTTCGAGCAGATTCAGGCCGCCGCCAAACAAGCCTACCTGCACGAGCAAATCATGGAGCTACCCAAGGGCTACCAGTCCGACGCCCAGCAGCTTTCGGGTGGGCAGCAGCAGCGCATTGCCATTGCCCGGCTGTTCCTGAAAAATCCGCCCATCATCTTCCTCGACGAGCCCACCGCCTCCCTCGATGCCATTGCCACCGAGCAAATCAAAAACTCCCTCGACGCCATCAAAAAGGGCCGCACGGTGGTCATCATCTCCCACAGCCTAGCTCAGATCGTGGATTCCGACTGCATCTATGTGATGAAGCAGGGCCGCATGGTGGAAAGCGGCACCCACGAGCAGCTCTACGACCTGCGCGGCACCTACCGCGAAATCTTCGACGCCTCGGCCCGCAGCCTCAACATCGAGAAGCTGGCCCGCGTGCTGGTAGATGACGGGGATGAAGTAGCGGATACGGCGGCGTAA
- a CDS encoding barstar family protein codes for MTLDLTGITSKAAIHQLFKEKLGFEEWYGPSWDAFWDSIVAIVKMPPVLTLINWEEFARCCPRDMEILRQVIDDYAVEMAPKRIVLA; via the coding sequence ATGACCCTCGACCTAACCGGCATTACCAGCAAAGCGGCCATACACCAGCTGTTCAAGGAAAAGCTGGGTTTTGAAGAATGGTACGGCCCCAGCTGGGACGCCTTCTGGGATTCTATCGTAGCCATTGTGAAAATGCCGCCCGTGCTGACGCTCATTAACTGGGAGGAATTTGCCCGCTGCTGCCCCCGCGACATGGAGATTCTGCGGCAGGTGATAGACGATTACGCGGTGGAAATGGCCCCGAAGCGCATTGTACTTGCCTAA
- a CDS encoding CPBP family intramembrane glutamic endopeptidase, whose translation MVLTERLDVKSFAARRFRFNWKTGAWLIALFSAIRSALVLQANVTRSYQVVALIFVAMIALPFLLLKRAGRRRIGLVRPARWSGVLLGGALGALSCTALFYLTTYCFGLGEGNSLAYISRTYGNIAQVLNDENRLLYFLIFTVPSLLFSPIGEEIFYRGLVYECFAHSLGNRKATLIDSAAFALVHVAHFGLIYTGPESGWRLLPGPALLWVASLFVTCLLFSVARKKSGSVWGAVAAHALFNLTMNYFIFYHLL comes from the coding sequence GTGGTGCTCACCGAAAGACTGGACGTTAAATCCTTTGCGGCTCGTCGGTTTCGCTTCAACTGGAAAACAGGTGCCTGGCTGATTGCCTTATTCAGCGCTATTCGGTCCGCGCTGGTGCTCCAGGCCAACGTTACCCGGAGCTATCAGGTGGTGGCGCTCATCTTCGTGGCTATGATAGCCTTGCCCTTCCTGCTTCTGAAGCGCGCAGGCCGCCGCAGAATAGGGCTGGTGCGGCCTGCGCGCTGGAGTGGTGTACTGCTGGGCGGCGCTTTGGGCGCCCTGAGCTGCACTGCGCTATTCTACCTCACTACCTATTGCTTTGGCTTAGGGGAGGGCAACAGCCTGGCCTACATCTCGCGCACCTATGGTAACATTGCTCAGGTACTCAACGACGAGAACCGCCTGCTCTATTTTCTGATTTTCACGGTTCCAAGCCTGTTGTTCAGCCCCATCGGTGAAGAAATATTTTATCGCGGCTTGGTGTACGAGTGCTTTGCGCACTCGCTCGGGAACCGAAAGGCCACGCTGATTGACAGCGCAGCCTTTGCCTTGGTCCATGTGGCGCATTTCGGACTTATCTACACCGGGCCGGAGTCTGGCTGGCGCCTGTTGCCCGGCCCGGCGCTGTTATGGGTAGCGTCATTGTTCGTTACCTGCCTGTTATTCTCGGTGGCGCGCAAGAAAAGCGGTTCAGTTTGGGGCGCCGTGGCGGCTCACGCGCTGTTCAACCTCACCATGAATTACTTTATCTTTTATCACCTCCTCTGA